GAACGTGTGCGGCGTAGTTCGGTACGCGAAAAGAAAGTTATTAACTTTGTGTTGCAAGGACCTGGCACTTTTGTTCCGTTCATCCTCCAACAGCTGTTTCAGCAATGACTGTTTAACAGTCTGCACAGCACGTTCCGCTGCGCCGTTAGATTGGGGATGATACGGTGGAGTTAATGTATGCTTGACGCCATTTGCATGCAAGAAATCAGCGAACTCTTTTGCCCGAAATTGGGGCCCATTGTCAGTAACTATCTCTAGAGGCAGGCCATAGCTTGTTTCATAGTTTCAACAGACCATAGTTTCAACAGTCCGTTACGCGGTAGTAGAAGTCATTATTTTCACATCTACCCATCCGGAGTGAGAATAAACTGCTACCAGAAATATTTTGTCTTCCTTTTCTGCATAGTCGAGATGCACTCGCTCCCAACTGTTCGTACACCACCTCCACGGAGTCAGTGGCGCTGGCTGCTCTACTGGTCTCACACTCTGACAGATGTGACATTGCTTTACTGTTTGTTCGAAGGCAGCTACCGATCCCGGGCCACCAAACCATTGATCTTGCCAGGGCCTTCATTTTACTGATGCCAATGTGCTGTTCACGCAAAAGTGACATCACTTCCTCCTGAAGAGTGTGGGGTATAACCACTCGGTTCTGCCAAATTAAGCATGCATCATCCACAGAAAGCTCAAACCGTCTTACAAAGAATGGTCGATACTGCTCATCCACAGACCGCGGCCAACCACGCCAGGTTATTTCACGGACAGCCCTCAAGACAGCGTCTTTAGACATTTCACGTGCGATGTCCTTTGCCGTTAAAGGCAATTCTCTGTTGggggaaaagtaaaaaaaaaattcatctgCATCGTCAGCGGTTTCAGACAATGGTAGGCGCGACAAGTCGTCGGCGTTGCTAATATTTGTCCCCGATCTGTGCACAATGCGGAAGCGGTAGTTCGACAGAAAAATGACCCAGCGGTGGACTCGCACAGCACTGCTGTGatgccttccttcaaatattaTCGTGAGGGGTTGGTGATCAGTGATAATACTGAAGCTgcggccgtaaagatacttgtggAATTTCTTGATGCCAAAAATGATGGCGAGTGCTTCTTTCTCAATGTGCGCATAGTTTCTTTCCGCTTGTGTCATTGATCTGGAAGCGAAGGCAACTGGACGCTCAACACCATTCACTACGTGCGATAACACAGCGCCCAGCCCGTAAGCAGAAGCATTGCATGTGAGCTGAATTTCTTTTTTCACGTCATACAGCTCTAATACAGTTTCTTGACTTAGCAACTGCTTACACTACGTGAAGCACTCATCACACTGACGTGACCATTCCCATATGCTTCCCTTGCGTAGAAGCTGGTGAAGCGGTTCTATTTTGCCGGCCAAATTGGGCAAAAATTTTGCATAGAAATTTAGTAGGCCCAAAAATGCCCTCAGCTGTATGACATTACTGGGTTTTGGTGCTTCGAGGATTCCTTTCACTTTGTCCGCTGTGGGATGGAGACCGTGTTGGTCTATCTCGTGCCCCAAGTACTGTACTCTTTCTTGAAAGAAAACGCATTTCACCGCATTTACTCGGATGCCATGCTTACTCAGTGCCTTTAGCACTTGCTCCGTTCGGCCGTAGCACTCGGCAAGGTTTTTGCCAGCAATCAGCACGTCGTCCAAGTAGCGGGCGGTGCCAGGTATGCCTTGTAAAACCTGGTCCATCACTGCCTGAAACATGGCAGGTGCTCTCGCAACGCCGTACGGCAATCGCCAGTACCTAAAGAGGCCCGTGTGCATGTTAACCTTTAGAAGTTCTTCGGCATGCTCATCCAACTCCAACTGTAAGTAGGCTTTAGTCAAGTCTAAAACGGTGAACATGGTGCCTCCAACCAGGGATGCAAAAATGTCCTCTGGGATGGCAAGGAATAGTGATCCACCTCGATGGATTGGTTCACAGTGACTCTGTAGTCCCCACACCACATATCCTTATTTCTTGTCCATTTTTCTTTGGCACGATAACTAGCGGCGTTGCCCAAGAGCTGCACCTGACCCGGTAAATGACACCAGCCTTTTTTAGTTCCACCAATTATTTTTCTACTTGTTCTCGCAAGGCATATGGTACAGGCCTCGCCTTACAGAAAACTGGATTCGCGTTCTCTTTTGTGCGAATGTTACCCTTATATCCCTTGATAGCACCGTAGGCTGCTCGAAAAACATCAGCGTGCTGCTGTTTTAATAACTCTACAGCTTCTTGAGTTTTCATCGGCGCGACTGCTTGCACATTAAGTGCAACCTCGTGCAATTGCTGCAAGGCATCAGCCAAGTTCACTTTTATCTTTGCGAGCCAGTCACGACCGAGAAGCACTGGCATGCGCGCACCTTTTTCGTACTTGGCAATGTACAAGTGGTAAGAAGGTGGCTTTGCTTCCCACACCTCACGTCGACTTGCGCAACACCCTTTACGCTGATTGCGGTGCCGTTGTACACACCGAGCTTTACGTCCTCACTGTTGGAAGATAGGTTAGGAAAGTTCTCTGCAAAGTCCTTTTCAGACATAATTGTTGCGGCAGCTCCCGTATCCAATTCCATAGGCACTTCGTGACCATTAATGATTACTGTTACTACTATGGGAGGCGGACTACCTGCTTTGTTCGTTTGGCAAATAGCAAATCTTGCTCTGTTGCCGACTCTTCTACAGCGTGCACGAATCGCGTTTTGCACATACTTGCGACATGACCACTTAAAACACTTAAAACAAGCACTTTTTAAAAATGGACACCTTGTAGGAGCGTGTTTCCCAGCGCACCTATGACATACAACAGCCATTTTTCACGTATAGTTTTTTTACATATACCTTGCTTATTGGGGTAAGCTCGTAGCTAGATGGCCGTTGCCTTGTCGGTTGCTGCTTGTGGGGCTTAACCGGGGGCCATTGCGAGTGCACGTCCGCATTGCTGGCACCAGCGTTGTCGACGAGCATGTCCTGGGTATCCTTCTGTGCAGCTTCCATGACGGTGGATACCTTGCAGACCCGGTCCCATGTGACCTCGTCGTCGGGCAATGCGAGAAGACGGCATTGGATGTTGTCGCTCCGTAATCCAGCAATTAGGCGGTCCCGTAGAGCTTCTTGTAGGAAAGTTCCAAAAGAGCATGTCGCGGCGAGCCTCTTCAATTCCACGAGAAACTGTGCGATAGTTTCACTTGACTCCTGGTTCCGTCGGTAGAAGTGGTATCGCTCGGTGACCACAGACCGCTTTGGAGCATAGTGCTGTTGCAGCACTTTCGTGGCATCTTCGTACTTAACCTCGGTAGGCCTTTTCGGCAGCAATAAGCTACGCAGTGTCACAAAGGCCTTCTCTCTTAGGACGGTCAAGAAGACTTCGAGCTTCTTCCCGGCGTCGATTTCGTTTGCTTTGGCAAACAGCTCGAACCTTTCTAGGTAGACGTCGATGTTACCTGTGTCCGGGCAGAATTCCGGCAGTTTTCCTAAGGTGGTAGCCATAGCTTCTGTGTCGCCttatcccatcctcgtcgccaatgTTATGAAGGAAGACGCAGATGGGGAAAAGCCGTTTAATCCATCTGGAGGCAGTACAACACATGACACAACACAGCTTGGTCGCCGTGCTTTTAAAGGCAACAGCGCTAACAAAGGATGCGCGCGCATAGTCTGCGCACTGAACGGAAAA
This genomic stretch from Dermacentor silvarum isolate Dsil-2018 chromosome 2, BIME_Dsil_1.4, whole genome shotgun sequence harbors:
- the LOC119440260 gene encoding uncharacterized protein LOC119440260, producing MATTLGKLPEFCPDTGNIDVYLERFELFAKANEIDAGKKLEVFLTVLREKAFVTLRSLLLPKRPTEVKYEDATKVLQQHYAPKRSVVTERYHFYRRNQESSETIAQFLVELKRLAATCSFGTFLQEALRDRLIAGLRSDNIQCRLLALPDDEVTWDRVCKVSTVMEAAQKDTQDMLVDNAGASNADVHSQWPPVKPHKQQPTRQRPSSYELTPISKSHCEPIHRGGSLFLAIPEDIFASLVGGTMFTVLDLTKAYLQLELDEHAEELLKVNMHTGLFRYWRLPYGVARAPAMFQAVMDQVLQGIPGTARYLDDVLIAGKNLAECYGRTEQVLKALSKHGIRCTTCHGDTSNATSIDILTNHCSNDD